From Lewinellaceae bacterium:
ATAAAGACGGATGCTCTGTTTTATGACGCTACTAATTTCTTTACGTTTATCTCCACGGCCAACACCCGCAACACGCTGGCGCAACGAGGCAAGAACAAACAAAAACGCCACGACTTGCGGCAAGTAGGCATGGCCCTGGTGGTGAGCAAAGAGGATCAAATCCCTTTATTCCACCACACTTACCAAGGCAATTTGAATGACGTAACCATATTCGAAAGCGTAATAAAAGACATAAGCAAGCGCATAAAAAACATAGGCCTTGATATTAGCCGGCATACTTTTGTCTTGGACAGGGGCAACAACTCAAAAGCTAATTTTGGGATAATACAAAGCCTGGAGTTGTTTTACGTTGGCGCGCTCAGCCCGGCAAACCATAAGGAATTAGTATTGGAAGCGATGGAAGCCCTCAGCGGCAAAACCACAGAAGAGGGCCAGCCCAATTTTTACCGGGCTAAAGCCCAGGTTTGGGGCGCAGAAAGGACGGTAGTTGCCTTCATCTCAGAGAAACTTAAAGAAGGCCAGGCCAGGGGCATCCATTCGATGCTCGCTAAAAAAGAAAAGCAGTTGGCCAAGCTCCAAAACAAGCTCAAGGAGCCAAATGCCAAAAAACGAAACCGCAAACAATTGGTTGCCCAAATTGGCAACATCCTAAAAACAAAACAAGCCAAAGGATTAATAGAATGGGAGCTAAAATGGAAAAGAAAAGGCCGCTATGAATTAAGCTTTCAAATAAAGAGCCAGGAAACCGAAAAGCTGGAAGCGGCATTCGGCCTGAGGATATTAATGACAAACCGGCATAGCTGGAGCACCGATGAAATAATTGAGGCTTATTACGGGCAATCCAACGTCGAAAAGGCTTTTAAGGAATTGAAAAACCCTTATCATTTAACCGTGAAACCCCAATACCATTGGACGGACCAAAAAATCAAAGTACATAATTTTATTTGCGTCTTAGGCTATTTGCTGGCCTCGCTGCTCTGCAAGGAAGCGCGCGACAAAGCAAATTATAAAGGCAGCATCAATACCTTGTTAAACAAGCTGAAAAATGTCCGCCTTGGAACTGTCTTAACCAATAATAATAAAGGCGGAAAAATAAAAGTTGAACATAAAATCGAAGAAATGTCAAGCGAGGAGCAAGTATTGTTTAACGCTCTTGGCTTGCAAAAAAACCTCCATGCAGGAGTAAAAATCAAGGGTGTTAGTATATACAACTGAAACCGCTGCAATAAACTGTTATTCAGTGGATTAAACCTCTTTTTTTGGAACGCCGTAGTAAACTCACGCTAGGATTCAAAAAACTATTTCTCAGAACGCTGGGGAGGGTCATTCCATCCGACCACTTCGCCCAGCGTTTTCCAGTGTCCGTCAAGGGCGTGTGTTTCATCGACGACAAAGTGGTCTTGTTGCAAAACGAGCGCCGGGAGTGGGACCTGCCCGGCGGCAAGCTTAAAAGGAATGAGGAAATCGCCTACTGCCTAGCCCGCGAGGTCGAAGAAGAGCTGAACATCAAAGTAACGTCCGGACAACTCCTTGCCGCTACCCGGATCAACATCATGGATTCCATCGATGTGCTGGTCCTCATCTACAGTTGCTCCACCCTCGCCTCGGTTCGCGACCTGAAAATCAGCCAGGAAAATTTCGGCCTGGGCCTCTTCTCCATGGAAGAGATAAAAGGCCTTGCGCTCCCTAAGGACTACAGCCGCGCCATCCGGCAGGCGTTCCAATACCATGCCCTGAACGGGGGGTATTGACTTTGCCGGCTGTCCTCCCGCGCATGTCATACCCGGGCAGTACCTCCCTTTCCCCCGCCCAAACAGCAACCTTCTCCCCCCCCTTCCGTAAAACAGGGATAGCTATAATCTCAGAAAACTATCCCTATGTACGACGACCTCCTGCTCGCCCTGATCCTGCTGATCGGCGTCATCATTCTGAACCGCAAGATGCTCTTTCCCGGAAAGGATAAAAGCAAATAGGAATTGCTCTGTGGAATAAGTCGTTGGCACTAGAATGTACGGATTGCCTTCCCTTTTCCCTGCCTGAAAATTGCTTTTAAGCTGAAAGAACAATGCTACAAAGTTTAAAAAACGGATTAAAACCTTGTTTTTTAGATTTAAAAACTTATTTTTGTCATTATCACAGCCTAGCCCGTTCAGGCGCTGATACAAGAATGGCAAAAATAAGTACGTCATGGTCAAGCCCCCTCCCCTGCCAAAAGAAAAAACGCGCCCTTTTAAAGATACAATTTGGCTGATCGCAGTTGCCATAACCGGCCTAATATTGTATTTTGGGTTGCCGCCTTTTATCGAATTGGATGAGGAAGGAAACTACATCTTATCTGAAGAACGATCAAAGGATTTCCGGGAAAAACCAGAAAGTTCAGAGCGGGTTGAAGTGTATCGGTTGATTGCCACCAAGACGGGCTTATATCCCTGCTTGCAATGCCCCGGAATAAAAATGATCAAACTAAATAAAGGGGAAATATGGAAGTATGGGATCAGCCGAAAAGGCAGGGCACGATATCCCCAATCGTTCTATATTTTCAATAACCTGGATTACAAAACAATTACCGTAACTGATATTTTAAAAGCAGAGCAACTGGAGAAGCAATTGATCATCTCCTACCCACTTCTACCGGAGGCGCAAAAAAGAATGAAGCTATATGGGATATTCCTGAAACGTCCCCCCGGCAATACTAAAGACCAATAAAATGAAAGAGATCAGATTCAAAATATCCCCCCTCCACGCCGAGGCCATCGCCGTCCACCTCCTCATCCTCCTGAAGAACTTCATCACCGGTAAAAGGGCGGGCAGTATCCCCACTGAAACCATGGAGCTTCTCGAATACCTGGACCGGGCCTACCAAAAGCTGAGTTCCCTGTCCGGCAGCATAGATGACGAAACGCCCCAACCTGTTTCCCTGAGCATCCCCGAAGCGGAGGCTTTCATCAAGGCGTTTACAGTAGAGGCTTTTCAGGACGCTGCGCTGGAGGATGAGTACTACCAAAAGCATTCCTACCCCGCCTATTTTGCGCAAATCTATTCCCGCTATGTGGAGTTGGTGAGCGAGGGGTATGTGGAGGCGCTGGCTGCGTGAATTTATTTATAACATAGGCTGAAGCCAACCGGGAAGGATGGGGAGGGAAGAGTTGGATGGATAAGATTCTTAATGGTTAATTTTCCTGCCAGGCAATGCACCACGGAAACGATAAGAGAAACCAAAACGAACACCACCTCTATGAGATCAGAGACCGGCAGCGTAATGGGCTTTACAAATCATCGGACAGAAAAAAATTAAACTGATGAGCCAGACGGAATTCTTTTTTTCTTCAGCGGTAGACTTGAAGCATCACAGCTTGTCTGAGCAAAACAGGAACGCTATGTATGCGGTGTATGAAGCTTGCAAGGCGATCAATCAGCCGGATCGGTATGGTTCATCTATCTACACTATAATAATAACTGCTGTACATCAGGATTATACCAGCAAGTTTCATAGCCCTTTTGCCCGATATGAGCCGGACAGCAAGACGGTAAAAGCAAAAGTAAAGGTCGATCTAAACCAGGTTTTAAAAAGTGATTTTATAGAAACGGTAGCGATTTATGAGGATGCCATTGTGAAAGTTTTGGATCAGGTGCAGAGCCAGGTTCGCGATTTTGAATTTGAAAGACTGAAGTTGGATCTTCATAAAGCTATTCAGGAAGAAATTGAGATTCTGGATTAAGGCCAATAAAATGAAAGAGATCAGATTCCGCATTTCCCCCCTCCACGCCGAGGCCATCGCCGTCCACCTCCTCATCAGCAATATTCAATAGGCGATATCCAGCGTTTCCAGGATATTCTCTAAGCGTTCTTCGAAGCCGTGCTCAGCGACCCGGCAAAAATGCCGAAGGAATACACATTTGAGGCACTGCTTTATCTGGCAGGTGAAGCGCATGAACAAAAAACCGGAGAAACTTTTCCCTCCCTCCCCCGTAAAACGGAGTAGTGTTCATTAACCCAAAAACTACTCCCATGACAGACGACCTCCTCCTCGGATTGATCCTCCTGATCGGCGTGATCATCATGAACCGCGATATGTTTTACCCCGGATCGGGCAAAAACGGGCGGGATTGACAGCAGACGGGACAGGATGACGGGATTAACAGGATTAACTGGATAGAAAGGAGTTAATGGTTGAGGGGTGGGCATAATGGGTTTTTACCTATAAATTCCACCCCCCGACCCCCGCCAGCGGGGGAGAACGCACTGCTAAACTAGGGAAAATGTCCCCCGCTGGCGGGGGTTAGGGGGTGGATCAAAGCCCTTAATTGGCATTATGCCCACCCCTCAGTTAATGGCTAGCAACGTATGAATGTCGGGTAAGGTATCTGCGAATTAATTCCAAAAAACAAATTCAACCAGCTTCTGAGCGACCAAACTTCAATGTGGCTTCAACCTAGCCTATGGGCTAATTGTTTCTTATCTTTGGATTCTCTTTGTTATCCAAAAGCCAGAATATAAACACATACCGAATGAAGCCAACCCTCGCCGATTTAGACATCAACATCAACTACGACATCATCGACTACGGCTATACCCCGGAACAGGAAAGGCTGATAGAAGAGCTTTACGACGCCGCCACCAAAGGCAAGGGCCAGTATCTGCCCAGGATCAAACAAGCCGTAAAACGGTATCCCCACCTTCCCATTTATAAGAATTTTCTCTACGCCTGTTACGCGAGGATGGGATTGAAAAAGGAAGCCAGGCAGGTTCTGGAAATCATCCGGGAGAAGCATCCCGATTATGTGATGGGCAAGATCAACTGTGCCTTCGACGCCCTGGACGAAAACAAGATGGAGGAAGCGGCGGAAATACTGCATCATTTTGACTTGAAAAAACTGGGCGCCCACCGGGAAGAATTGCACTATTCTGAAGTGCTGAAGGTTTGGGTGGCAGCAGCTCGTTATCATATACAGCTCGACGACCCGGATCAGGCGGGGTATTATTGGGATTTGATGGAAGAATTGATGCCGGATAGCGAGGAAGGGAAAATCATCGCTCAAACCCTTGTCCTTAAACGCATGCAACTGGGCGTTAAGCAAATGAAAAAAGAGCGGGAACTGGAGCGCTGGGTAGAAAGCTTCCCCACCTATATTGTCGAGCAAAGCGAAGAAGCGCCGGCCTTGCCGAACCCGGAGTTGCAACAACTTTATGAGTATTCAGATGAAAGCCTGCCGGATGAAGAAATCCAGGAAATCCTGGAATTGCCCCGGGAAAGCCTGCGCGCCGGCCTGAAAATGATCCTGGAAGACAGTTATCGCCGGTTCGATTATTTCACCAAAGCTTATGAAGAAGAATGGAACCCCGAGGAACAGAGCTTTCCCATCCACGCCCTTTACTTTCTCCGGGAAGCAGGCGAACCGGAAGACCTCGACGCCCTGCTCAACCTGTACCGGCAGGGAGATGAGGTTTTGAATTATTGGTTCGGCGACCAGTTTGCCGAACTCAACTGGTATACGCTTTATGAACTGGGGCAGGGCCAGCTTGAAAAACTCAAGGCTTTCGTCCTGGAGCCCAACTTGTACTACGAGGCCCGCCTCCTGGTGTCCAAGACGCTGGCCCAGTTGG
This genomic window contains:
- a CDS encoding NUDIX hydrolase, whose product is MERRSKLTLGFKKLFLRTLGRVIPSDHFAQRFPVSVKGVCFIDDKVVLLQNERREWDLPGGKLKRNEEIAYCLAREVEEELNIKVTSGQLLAATRINIMDSIDVLVLIYSCSTLASVRDLKISQENFGLGLFSMEEIKGLALPKDYSRAIRQAFQYHALNGGY
- a CDS encoding IS1634 family transposase, translating into MASLVQKTVKGYKYWYIVESRRVNGKPRPLVIEYLGTADKLLERLRQCPENASLKSYAYGDVAGLLSIAQRLNVAATINKYIDWRRKNSPKQPIRNNLTAGATYLLGAVGRSCMMTSKRGWHEWARTTALEYLLRADFSKVDSQHFWDLMDALPEENIPKIEREIMDAAFKEFDIKTDALFYDATNFFTFISTANTRNTLAQRGKNKQKRHDLRQVGMALVVSKEDQIPLFHHTYQGNLNDVTIFESVIKDISKRIKNIGLDISRHTFVLDRGNNSKANFGIIQSLELFYVGALSPANHKELVLEAMEALSGKTTEEGQPNFYRAKAQVWGAERTVVAFISEKLKEGQARGIHSMLAKKEKQLAKLQNKLKEPNAKKRNRKQLVAQIGNILKTKQAKGLIEWELKWKRKGRYELSFQIKSQETEKLEAAFGLRILMTNRHSWSTDEIIEAYYGQSNVEKAFKELKNPYHLTVKPQYHWTDQKIKVHNFICVLGYLLASLLCKEARDKANYKGSINTLLNKLKNVRLGTVLTNNNKGGKIKVEHKIEEMSSEEQVLFNALGLQKNLHAGVKIKGVSIYN